From the genome of Arthrobacter russicus:
GACCACGTCGGCTTCGTCCAGGTTCGCCGCCATCAACACGATCCGGCGGTGACCCGCCCGGTGGAATTGCCGCAAGGCACCCACTGTCTGTTCATCCAGTTTGTCGGCCAAGATCAGAATGACTTTCGCCTGCATCACATCGGCCGGTCCCACGATTTTCACTTCGGGACGCGGACGCAAGTGGCTGACCACCCCGGCCAGGGAGATCGGGTCGCTGGCGTGGACGTGCACGGCAATCGGCTCTGAAACGGTCATGGTTCTCGGTGTCTTTCTCTCGTTAAGGTCTGCGGCGCAGCTCTCCCCCCCCCGACCTGCACGATTAGTCTGCACAATGGTTCTCAACAAGCACTCAACAAGAACTCAACGGGCAAAACCTTTGCCCGAAAGGACAGCCGGGTGGACGTTCCGGAGCCCGCGGCACCGGCCTAAGGTCAACATTGGCCCGCACTATCCGCTGCGCGGGCACCGCCTACAGGAGAGCACATGACCACCATCGCCACCCTTGACTCGACCCCGGTCACCCTGACCCCAGGGGAACGGGCAACGGTAGAGCTCGATATCCGGAACGACGACGCCATTGTCGAGGAATACCGTTTCGAAGTCCTCGGATTGCTCGCCGAACACTGCACCGTCGAGCCGAAGGCGATCTCGGTCTATCCCGGACAAAGCGAAACCGTCACACTGAATTTCGCGCCGCCGCAGGACTTCGCAATCCCAGCCGGCCCGGTGGCCTACGGGGTCCGGGTACTGCCCAGCGAGCATCCGGAGGCGGCGGTGCTTCCGGAGGGCGAGATCAGCATCGCCGCCTTCACTGCGGTGACCGCGGAATTGTTGCCGCGTACCAGCCGCGGCCGCGGCTCCGGAAAGCACCGGGTTGCCGTGGACAACCGTGGCAATATTCCGATTTCGGTGCAGTTTTCCGGCACCGACCGGCAAGGTGCCCTGGATTTCCGATGGAATCCGGAAACCGTCGAAATTGCTCCCGGGACCGTGGCCTTTGTGGACCTGGCGGTCAAACCCGTCGAGGGTCTGATCCGCGGCGAAGCGATCACGCATCCCTTCACGGTCGGCGTCCAACCGGTCGGCGGCGAAGAGATCGTGCTCGACGGGAGCCACCTGCAGGAGCCTTCGATGCCAGGTTGGCTGCCCAAGGCGCTGCTCGGTGTGGTCGGCGCAGCCGCGCTGCTGGCGCTCGCTTGGTTCTTCCTGCTCAAACCGACCATCGAATCCGCGGCCAAGGACGCGATCCAAGCCAGTGTGCAACAAGCGAACCAGAAGGCCGAGGGCGCCAAAGATTCGGCCCAGCTGGCCAAGGACGCTGCCCAGGCCGCATCGGACTCAGCCAACAAGGTCAATGCCCAAGCCGGCAAGCCACCAGTGGCGATCAGCACGTCGCCATTCAACCAGCGGTTGGAAACCCAGACCAAGGCCGGCAGCCAGAGCGAGGTCGAGCTCACGGTGCCGGATCGCAGCACCATCAAGCTGACCGATCTCTCGTTGAGCAATCCGCAAGGCGACTTCGGCCGTTTGGCGATCAGCCTGGTCAACCCGGACGGCAGCCGGCAGAAGCTCTTCGACTTCGGCATGGAGAACTTCCGCAATGCGGACCAGCACGTCGGCACCCCGATCGAATTCTCCCAGGGCCAAAAGATCGTGATGAGCGTGACCTGCAACAAAGTGGGCAATCCGCCGAATGCGCCGAGCCAGCCGGACGGATGTGATACCGGTGCCCTGTTCGTCGGCACCCAGACCACGGTCAAGCCGTAGCCAGATGCCCAGCGGACCTGCCCTGCGTGCCGGGGACACCTGCCTCTGCAGCCTTTCCGACGGACCCAAACCGCACCTCGGCGGACCCTTGACCCCGGCCGCCGCGGTGGCCACCGTGCTGATCGGCGGCGCGCCCGCCGCTGTGGCGAACCAGATTCCGGGCAGCATCCCCTGCGTATCCCCGGTGCCGAACGGCATCGCCCAAGGCAGCGCCACGGTGTTCATCGGCGGTTATCCGGCTGCCCGGGTCGCTGATCTGTCCCTGCATGGGCAACCGATCATGCCCGGGCCCGGGTGCCCCACCGTGATCATTTCCGGATGATTGCCCGGCTTCGGCGCCGCCATGGAACAATTGCTCCATGGCTGAAAATATTCCGGGTACAGACACGCCCGCATCGACCGCAGTGAACTCGGTTCCGGACAAGCCGGCGTTGGAAGGCTTGGAAACCAAGCTCGCCACCCGCTGGCGCGAGGAAGGAACCTACGTCTTCGAACCGGAGACCAGCAGGGATCAAGTCTTCTCGATCGACACTCCCCCGCCGACCGCGTCCGGATCCCTGCACGTCGGGCACATGTTCTCCTACACGCAGACCGACGTGATCGCCCGGTTCCAGCGGATGCGCGGCAAAAACGTGTTTTACCCGCTGGGCTGGGACGACAACGGCCTGCCCACGGAACGCCGGGTGCAGAACTACTACGGCGTGCGTTGCAATCCGGCGACTCCCTACGACCCGGACTTCGCCCCGCCGGCCGAACCGGCCAAGAACGAACGGGATTTCA
Proteins encoded in this window:
- a CDS encoding PAAR domain-containing protein, with protein sequence MPSGPALRAGDTCLCSLSDGPKPHLGGPLTPAAAVATVLIGGAPAAVANQIPGSIPCVSPVPNGIAQGSATVFIGGYPAARVADLSLHGQPIMPGPGCPTVIISG
- a CDS encoding COG1470 family protein, with amino-acid sequence MTTIATLDSTPVTLTPGERATVELDIRNDDAIVEEYRFEVLGLLAEHCTVEPKAISVYPGQSETVTLNFAPPQDFAIPAGPVAYGVRVLPSEHPEAAVLPEGEISIAAFTAVTAELLPRTSRGRGSGKHRVAVDNRGNIPISVQFSGTDRQGALDFRWNPETVEIAPGTVAFVDLAVKPVEGLIRGEAITHPFTVGVQPVGGEEIVLDGSHLQEPSMPGWLPKALLGVVGAAALLALAWFFLLKPTIESAAKDAIQASVQQANQKAEGAKDSAQLAKDAAQAASDSANKVNAQAGKPPVAISTSPFNQRLETQTKAGSQSEVELTVPDRSTIKLTDLSLSNPQGDFGRLAISLVNPDGSRQKLFDFGMENFRNADQHVGTPIEFSQGQKIVMSVTCNKVGNPPNAPSQPDGCDTGALFVGTQTTVKP